One Nocardia huaxiensis genomic window, CTGCTGACCGGTATCGCGGTCGTTGACGCCGTCCGCGCCACCACCGGCGTGAAGGCAGTTCTCAAGTGGCCCAACGATGTTCTGGTCGACGGCCGGAAGCTGTCCGGCATCCTGGCCGAGCTCGCGGCGCCCGGCCCGGACCCGGCCGTCGTCATCGGCATCGGCCTGAACGTCAGCCTCACCGAGGCCGAACTCCCCGTCGCCCACGGCACCTCGCTCACTCTGGAGGGCGCCGAGGTCGATCGCACCGCCCTGGCCGCGGCCATCCTCACCGAGTTCGCCCGCCGCTTCACCGCCTGGGAAGCCTCCGGTTGGGATATCACCGACGTGACCGCGGCCTACCGCGAGCGCTGCTCCACCCTCGGTGCCCAGGTGCGTGCCGAACTCCCAGGCGGTGACGTGCTCACCGGTATCGCGACCGGAATCGATGTCAACGGCAGGCTCCTCATCGGTGATCACGCCGTCTCCGCCGGAGATGTCACGCACTTGCGCGCGGAGTACTGATCCGCCGCACGCCGGACGACCCGAGAGATCCGGTGGCGCAGTGATGCGCGGCCGGAGCGGGCCGGGCGCACAACGGAACCGGTGACCACGGGCTGAGCTGATGCGAGTGGTCGGCGCAGCGGCCAGGTCAGCGGGGGGCTTGCCGTTCCCGTTCCGCCGTCATCCCGGAGCCGGTAGGCCGTTCACCGGGGTGGAGCGACGGTGATTCGCACCGGTGTCAGGGCCTGCCGTGATTGCCATCGCGGCCTGTGCCTCCCGCGCCGCCATCGGTATCTCCGCCTCGCCCTCCCTCGGTGTTTCCGCTCGAGCCCTTCTCGGTGCCTCCGTTCGGGCCCTCACCGGCGCCGCCGCGACTCCCGCCATTGTGGTTGCCGTCGCCGCGCCCGGCCTGGTCGTCGCCCGGTTCTCGGCCGGACGGCTCGCGCGTCGGAGCCGTGATTACCTGCGGTGCAGTGGTTTCCGGCATAGAGATCACCGGCAGCGGAGGTGTCTCGGCGGGCGTGCTGGGCTCGGCGGTGGGGTCGGCGCGACGATCCTCGGCGTCGGATGCGTGCTGCGGTTGTCGATAGTCGGCCGGCTGATTCGGTTGCGGCGCACCGTGTTCGCCGCCGCCCTTGATGATCCAGGCAATGCCGTGCAGCAGCACTATGGCGGCGATGGCCAGCGTCCACCGGAGCCCTTTGTGCCGCAGGAGAGCTGACGGCAGTGGCCGTGTGGCGGTCGCCGGTGCCCGCGTCACCACGGTGGTGGCTTCGGTGTGGGCCAGGGGAGCGGCTTCGGCGCGCATCGGGGCGGCGGTGGATTCGGTGCTGCTCAGGGCGGTTCGGGCGGCGGCTGCGAATTCGCCTGCGCTGAAATATCTTTCAGCTGGGTCCTTCGACATGGCGCGGGTGATGATCGCGTCGAGTGCGGTCGGTGCTGTGTCCACGACGGTGGAGGCGGCGGGCGGCATCCTGTCCAGGTGGGCGCGCATGAGCTGGGCTGGGTTGCCGGTGCGGAACGGTCGCTGGCCCGTAAGGCATTCGTAGAGCACGCAACCGAGTGAGTAGATGTCCGAGCTTGCCGTTGCCTGGCCGTGGTATCGCTCCGGAGCCATGTAGGCGGGTGTGCCGACGAGCATGCCGGTTTGGGTGATGGTGGTCTGCCCGTCGTGCAGGGCGGTGCCGAAATCGATGAGGTAGGCGGTGTTGTCGGGTGCGACGACAATGTTCTGTGGTTTCACGTCGCGATGCACCAGACCGGCGGCGTGCGCCTCGTCGAGGGCGGTGGCGATCTGCTCGATGAGCGTGACGGCGGCGTCGGGGGACAGCGGCCCCTCCCATTCGAGCAGCGCCTCGATGTCGAGGCCGTCGACGAATTCCGACTCGATGAACAATCGCCCCTCGAGTTCACCGAAGGCGCGCACGGCCACCACGTGCGGCCCGTGCAGCAGTGCGGCGGCGTGGGCTTCGCGTTCGAAGCGCCTGCGGTATTGGGGATCGGCGGTCAGGACCGGCGCGAGGACCTTCAGCGTGACGGTGCGATCGGTGTCGGTGTCCTGGGCGCGCCACACCTGAGCCGAACCGCCACTGCCGAGTAGCTCGTCGAGGCGATACCGGCCCAGATAGCCATCTGCCACCAGATTTCCTCTCGTCTTTGCGAGGAATCACCATAACGCTCAGAGGTTGCCGGCGGCTTGGACCGGGCTCACCGTGGCGGTCTGAACGTGGGCGGCCCATTGCCATTGCCACGACCTTCGCCGCCGTTGCCGTTGGCATTCCCGTTCCCATTTCCGTTGTTCCCGTTCCCGTTTCCGGAGGGGCGTCCGGCGGGCGGCGCGCCGGGGAAGGTGGGGATGGTGAACTGGCCTGGGGTCGTGGGAGGAATCGTCGCCTCGGGCTGCGTCGTGGCCTCCGGCTGGGTGGTCGCGTTCGACGGAGCGGTGGTCGCCGGGGGAACGGATGTCTCGGGTGGCGACTCCTGCCGCGAATCGGCCGGCGGTGGTTGTGGATTCGATTCGGCGGTCGTTTCGGACCGAACGGGTTGTGTGGTCTGAATGGTGGTGGACTCCCCGCCTCCCGGTCCCACCGCCGGCGCCTGCTGGCTGGGCTGTGGCTGCGAGGGCGACTCCTGTGCGACCAATCCGGTCAGCCAGGCGGTCCCACCGGCGGCGGCCAGCAGCGCGAAGATGATCAACGCGATCGCTATCCGCCTGGGAATGACCGGCGCGATCCGGTCGCGCCCCGGCCCGCTCGAATCGGCGGGAACGAGGCCGCCCGCACCGGGTTTCGACCCATTGGCAGGCCGTTCGTCCGGCGGGATGACCGCTGTCCGCTCGGTGTCGAGCCGCGTCTGCGCCACTTCGGGCAGCGGCTCGGTCGATGCTGCTCCGGCCGCTGCTGCCGCCCCCGGTTCGACCACGACCGCACCGTGGAACAGCGCTCCCCGTGCGGCGGCGGCGAATTCGCCCGCGGTGCCCGGCCGCTGGTCCGGATCCTTGGCCATGGCCCGGCAGATGACCTCGTCGAGCGCTTCGGGCACAGCGGGATTCGCCGCGCTCGCCCGGGGCGGGTCCTTGGTCAGGTGTGCGTGCATCTGCTGCGCCGGATCGAGTGCGGTGAAAGGTCTTCGCCCG contains:
- a CDS encoding biotin--[acetyl-CoA-carboxylase] ligase, with product MDDRPALAAERLRSSLAGTRFFNGIDVVESTGSTNADLVARAADPDTDRLVLIAEAQERGRGRHDRNWVSPPRAQLAMSLLVRLRGIDPEVLGWLPLLTGIAVVDAVRATTGVKAVLKWPNDVLVDGRKLSGILAELAAPGPDPAVVIGIGLNVSLTEAELPVAHGTSLTLEGAEVDRTALAAAILTEFARRFTAWEASGWDITDVTAAYRERCSTLGAQVRAELPGGDVLTGIATGIDVNGRLLIGDHAVSAGDVTHLRAEY
- a CDS encoding serine/threonine-protein kinase; protein product: MADGYLGRYRLDELLGSGGSAQVWRAQDTDTDRTVTLKVLAPVLTADPQYRRRFEREAHAAALLHGPHVVAVRAFGELEGRLFIESEFVDGLDIEALLEWEGPLSPDAAVTLIEQIATALDEAHAAGLVHRDVKPQNIVVAPDNTAYLIDFGTALHDGQTTITQTGMLVGTPAYMAPERYHGQATASSDIYSLGCVLYECLTGQRPFRTGNPAQLMRAHLDRMPPAASTVVDTAPTALDAIITRAMSKDPAERYFSAGEFAAAARTALSSTESTAAPMRAEAAPLAHTEATTVVTRAPATATRPLPSALLRHKGLRWTLAIAAIVLLHGIAWIIKGGGEHGAPQPNQPADYRQPQHASDAEDRRADPTAEPSTPAETPPLPVISMPETTAPQVITAPTREPSGREPGDDQAGRGDGNHNGGSRGGAGEGPNGGTEKGSSGNTEGGRGGDTDGGAGGTGRDGNHGRP
- a CDS encoding serine/threonine-protein kinase; translated protein: MGDRWFGRYRLESPIGSGGTGQVWRAHDSTTDRTVALKVLAPDLAAEPTYRERFQREARAAARLRGRHVVSIHNFGEEDGRLFIDMQFVDGTDLGLILKRNGPMPPPLAVDIISQAATALDEAHRNGLIHRDVKPSNILLTRNRFAYLIDFGTAHRSGQSAITLSGMVIGTPAYMAPERFTGQVDGRSDVYSLACVLYECLTGRRPFTALDPAQQMHAHLTKDPPRASAANPAVPEALDEVICRAMAKDPDQRPGTAGEFAAAARGALFHGAVVVEPGAAAAAGAASTEPLPEVAQTRLDTERTAVIPPDERPANGSKPGAGGLVPADSSGPGRDRIAPVIPRRIAIALIIFALLAAAGGTAWLTGLVAQESPSQPQPSQQAPAVGPGGGESTTIQTTQPVRSETTAESNPQPPPADSRQESPPETSVPPATTAPSNATTQPEATTQPEATIPPTTPGQFTIPTFPGAPPAGRPSGNGNGNNGNGNGNANGNGGEGRGNGNGPPTFRPPR